AAGCTTTGAGCATTGCTGAAAAAGCTATTTTATCATGTTTGCCATTAATACAATCGATCACTTTTGCCGATGCATGCTGAGTCCATGAATCACTTTCATAGCTATGGGAAAATATGTCGCATGTAGAGTTTGAAGGATTAAAAGTCGTATTTAAAAACTGGACTTCATCCTCATTAAATATCAACACATTGCTAAATAGAACATCTTTTAGCGTACATGGCTCTGTTCCATTCATTCTTTGGTTCATGGCCAGTATGGCCTCCACATAGGCTGCACCGGGAAACACCACCGCTCCGGAAACAACATGGTCCCGTAAATAGGGTAAAAATTGCCCATTGACTTCCATCTCAAACGAAGGAAGGTGATAAGGATAGGTTTGATTTAAAAATGGGTGACCTTCCAATCCTAATCTGTCTTCGCGTGAAGAGTTGCTTTCAGAGAAATAGCTTTGGTTTTCCCATTCATATAGTGGCAATTTTATGTGGTTTCCACCAGTATAGAATTTTGACCAGTCTATAGCGTATCCAATCGCATAAAAATGGGCAAGATTATCTAAAATATGTTGCTCCCCATCTTCTTTTCGTCTCAATGAAAAAAGAAGGTTGGCCTTTTTGCCCAGACGGTCTACACATTCATTGATAGAATGCCTTAAAACCGGATGGGGCCCAACCTCTAACATGGTGTGGTATCCATCCGAAAGTGTCTGAACGATAGCATCTGAAAATCTCACGGGCTGCCGTACGTTGTCCCACCAATACGTATTGTTAAATGACGCCCCTTCCATTTTGCCGGCCGTTACCGAAGAATAAATCGGAATTTCTGGTGGTTGGGGTGAAATAACATCCAGAGAATCCAATAGTTCTCGTTTTAGGCTGTCCATTTGGTAAGAATGATAGGCAACATCTACCTCCAACATTTTATTGAAAACATTCAACTCCGCTAGCTGGTTACTTATTTGTTGAAGACTCTTGGTTTCACCTGCCAATGTAACCGTGCTGGGGCTGTTAATGGCTGCAACAGAAACATCGCCGTAACCTTCTATGTACTGATTTATTTCGTTTTCATGAAGCCCCACTGCCAGCATGGTTCCCTTTCCTGCGGCTTTTTGCTGAATCCTGCTTCTATGATAACTTACTGTTAAACCATCTTTTAAGCTTAGTGCCCCAGAAACGTATGCTGCCGTTACTTCACCTACTGAATGCCCAAGCACAGCATCGGGTGCAATACCGTAGGAAGCCCAAAGTTCGGTTAATGCAGCCTGTAAAAAGAAATTGGCAGGCTGTGCAAACTGCGTTTCCTTAATTCTGGAATCTTCTTTCTCCTTTAGTAGCTCTTCAAGCATGCTCCAACCCGTAATAGCCTGAAACACCACATCGTATTCTTCCCATTTTTGCTTAAACAATTCACTGGAATGGTATAAGTCACGTCCCATGGCAAACCATTGAGGCCCCATACCAGTGAAGATAAAAAGTTTAGGAGATAATTCGGTTGTAGCCGTATAGGTTTGTACACCTTTCACACTATTTCCTTCGGCAAATTTGTCCAACTGCCACATGAGTTCATCCATCGAATTGGCCACAAATACAGCCCTTGTATTTAGTTTGGATCTTCTGTTAAGTAAAGAATATAGGGTATCTGCATAATTATCCTCTGTTAAATGTGATGCTATTTTTCCGGCATATGCCCGCAACGAAAAATCACTTTTAGCCGTTAATGGAAGCATATAAACACGAGAGGTTTTCACACCTGATGGCAGTGCCTTTTGCTCAATGGTGGTATTAGATAACAATACGTTGGCATTGGTTCCTCCATATCCGAATGAATTGACCAAACCATATCTTTCCTGTTGGTCGGATAACCTTCTTACATCGGTAGACACCTTTAGTCTGGCATTTTCAAAGTCAATTTGTGGATTTGGGTTTGTAAAATGAAGGTGGGGCACCGTTTGGTTATGTTTTAAAACCAGAGCGGCCTTCATTAAACCAGCCACACCAGAAGCGGCTTCGAGGTGGCCTATGTTTGTTTTGACTGAACCGATGGCCACATGCTCTTCTTTTGTAACCTTCTCTTTAATCACGGTATCTAAAGCAGAAAATTCTATCGGATCTCCGGTAGGAGTGCCGGTTCCATGAGCTTCTACATAGCAAATATCATTGGGGTCTATTTCAGACTGATCGATAACTTTTCGCAATAACTGCTTTTGGGAATCTTCATTCGGTACCGTAATTCCTTCTGTTTTACCGTCCTGATTACTCCCTGTTTGATGAATGACCGCATAAACAATATCATTATCCAATAAGGCTTCTTCCAGTGGTTTGATCAGTATAACTCCAACACCTTCGCCTCTAACGTATCCCTGAGCGTCCGCATCGAATGTTTTGCATCTGGAATGACTGGATAAAAATTGTCCTTTACTCATAACAATAGGATATTCCGGTTTTAGCATCAGGTTTACGCCTCCGGCTATCGCCATTTTGGACTCACCTGCCCAGATACTCTGACAGGCATAATGGATACCAACCAAAGAAGAAGAACAGGCCGTATCTATAGAAAGACTTGGACCTCTAAGATCCAATGAATATGAAATACGGTTAGATAACATGGCCATTGTACAACTGGTTGCCGTTGGGGATTTAATTTGATTTCGGTTTTTAGATCCTAACTGTATCAACTTATTGTCCAGTGTAAAACCTCCTATAAAAACTCCCGTATCACTTCCCCTAAATTTCGATTCGGGAATTCCTGCATCTTCAAAAGCCTCCCAGGTAGTTTGAAGCAATAATCTTTGTTGGGGGTCTAAGGTTTCAGCCTCAAATGGACTGATTCCAAAAAATAACGGATCAAATTCTGTTACATCCGAGGTTAAAAAACCAAACTGGGATGAAACCGTTTTACCTTTCCTGTTCTTATTCTGACTAAAAAAACGCCTGTTGTCCCATCTGCTTTTGGGAACATCAATAATGGCATCCGTTCCTGATTTCAATAAATCCCAGAATTGTTCTGGGGTATTGGAATTACCTGGAAATCTACATCCAACTCCAATAATGGCCAATTGTTTTTTTTTCATTGTGATTCGATTTGGGTTCTTAATTTTTCTCTTAAACTGATTTAACACATAAAAAAAGGCTTTCCTCCTTAGTAAACTTGTACTACATAAGGGGTTGAAAGTTCATCCATTTTCTCTTGACCAACTTTAAAAGCAATATTGTTGGCATTGTATTAATTTAATGTGTCGAAAATGGACAATAAACTAGGATATTCAGGATGTACCGGAATACCTTTTCCTTACTTTGGCAGTTGGGTTTGGAACTTTAATTAAATTCAAGAGCGTCCTAATCGTTAGAACGCAAATATCTGTAGGTTGCGAATGGTTCAAAGTTCCTTTTTAATAAGTAAAATTCTAGAAGTTTCAGTTTTTAGAATTTCTTATTTTGAAGAACATTTAAACTTACAAATTATATGGATATAAGTTGATTTTTTGTAAAAAAATTAACTAAAAAAATGATTTCTAGTATTACAAAAGTATAAGTAAATACCTACAAATACCTTGATAGAATTGGAATCATCATGATACAATTTTGCATTACCCATTCTACCAGCATTGTGCATTTCTTGAATAATTTCCTTCCAAAACCGAAATACATCTTGTGAAGCTGGATCGGTATCTACCGTAAATGATCGTCAAAATCTTCAAGAGAGAAGTCTTCTTTTTCAAGCTCCAAGTCATAATGGTTTTTAATGCTCGGTCTTTTATTTTCAACAGCATACGATTCTTTTTGAATGTAATTCGCATTCTTTCCATTGAAAGAACCTGTATCTTCGTTCCATTCCTCAAAATTGGTATTCAAAGGAGTTCGGTAATATTTGGTTCTGCGGTTTTTAGTCACCCTTAGCCCCGATTCTCAAAACTCCAGGACCAGTAGTCGAATAGGTCATAGTATAAAAATAAGTGCCGCTCCCCATTTGGTTTATATTGAAATCAATCGGTATATCGCTCTCATTATATCATTTATAGAGTCATCATTAGAGAGTAGAATTCGTAAACTATTCATCTAATTATTTTTTTAATACTATTAACTATTTGAGAGATTTCTTCTTTAACCTTACCACCTTGTATAATTAAGCTGGTTTCTTCTCTAAAAAAGTTACTTGTTATATCTCGTGTTGCTGATAACCAATTAAAAGATCCCTCAATTAGTATTCGGTCATCAACACATATAGTTTTATTGTGTACACCACTAATAATCTCTAATTCTGCACCAGCAGCTACTAATGCGTCCCTACCTTTTTTGGAAACCCCTTTCAGCTTGCCTTCCGATAGGTCTAGGTATTTATCAGTTAAAATGATTACTTTGATACCACGAGTAATTGCCTGTTTAACTAACTCAGTTATATTATCATTGTTAATAGCATTAATAGAGATAAAAGGAGAGTATATAATTAATTGGTTTTTCACAATTTTAAAACATTTGCGCAATGTGGCTCTATGTGCTTTCAGCGTATTAATTCTTGTAACGGCATACTCCTTTTCATTTTTATATATGGAATCGGATTCATAGATGAACTTATCATCAAGTTTGTAATTGATTTCAGAAAATAGTTGCTTGGCAAGATTTCCAGAAGGTGATGATTTTGCCGCATCAAATATTTCCATATTGGCGAATATCAAAAAACTGTGTTTTGCTCTAGTTAATGCTACATTGAGCATATTGTGCTTGTTGGCATAATCAAAAAACAATGCGTTGTCACTTAAATCATGAACTGCTGAAAACAAAATAACAGGTCTTTCAGCTCCCTGTAAGGCATGCACTGTGCCAACTATTATTTTTTTTGATATCTCTTCGCCAAAAGCCTTATATAATAATTGTTTGATATATCTTTTTTGTGCTGAAAAAGGAGTTATAATGGCTACGATTTCATCAATAGCTTTTTTATTCTCATAATTGCTTAATAGTTGTTTATCATTATTGAAAAGCCATGTAACTATAGTTTGGGCTTCTTTCAAATTTCTTCGACTTCCATTTTTGGGCTTTTCTGAAAAACCATTTATGGCAAGATATCCCAGTGGGGGAAGAAAAAAGTTTTCCTTATATACGTTTCCTACCTTTAAATCTAAAGAGTTGTTGTAAACGAACTTATTTGAATAATTTATAATAGAGTTTAAGCACCTTCTGTGTTCGGTTAAATAAGCTCCTTTTTCTTTCTCTTTTGATTGATGGGTATATGTAAATGGAGTACATTTTCTGACCATCTTCATTAAACTCCCACTTGAAGCTGTAAAACCAAGATTTTCAATCTTGTTGAAGTGATTCTCATCTTTAATAACTTCATATTTATTTGCATTTATAAAATCAACTCCTTTGGTTACTCCCCAAACGGGTTCAATTTGATAGATATCGCCAACAGAAATTATTTTTTTTGCCAGTGTAAGCGACGGAACAGAAACTTCAGGAGATACTTGTCCAGCTTCATCAACTATCATTAAATCAAATAATTGCTTGTAGAAAAGATTACCTTCATTATACCTGAAGAAAGTAGCAAACTTTGGGAGGGAATGAAAAGTAGCAATGAATAGTGGGGTTATTTTTGCTAGCCTTCTTAATTTATTTTCATATGGTATTTCTCCTCTTTCTCCAGCATTGTGGTCTTCTTTTTGTTCGAGTTCCCCAATATATTGATATTCCCTTAAGTGAATGCACATCCAAAACAAATCATGTCTATACGATATGTCCAATTTTACAGCGGTGTTTTCTATTTCTGGAAGATTTAAATATTCGTCTCCTGTAGTATTGAGAAGTTTTTCCCATCTTTTGGTATATATCAAATCCCATTGTTGAAAATAGTTCTTGTACTTATCTCTTCGAGAACGAATGCGCTCTTTTATGCTTTCTAATTTATCTAAGTTCCCTTGTAGTTTTTTATTCTTATTTATTGTATTGAGGAGTAGCTTGTCCAATTCTGATAAGAGTGTATGGTACCTATGGTATTTTAAATCAGATGGCAATGAAGCTGATAAGGATTCAGTAATTATCTTGAAGCTATTTGACCTAATTTTTTTAAATTTTTCGAAAGGAAAAAATCTAATGTAAAAAGGGAAAGACTTGTACTTGCTGCCCAGTTCAGATTTTATTTGTTTTATACTATGCTGAAAGTGTTCATTGTCATTTATTAAGGCAATGGTTCTTTCAATCTCCTTTTTTAAATCGGAATATTTTTTAAATCCATTTTTGCTAAGTATATCAACAATTTCTATATATCTCTTGGTTACTAGATTTCCAAGATCTATACATTTTTTCAATCTTTGAATTTCCTTTCGTAATGTGTCCTGAATGTCTGACCCATCCAATTCAGAATCATGCTTTTCTGAAAAATAAGCTTGAAAATTATCTCTGAAACTTTTATAGAATACCTCGATATTAACACTATTTTCAAATTCACTTAAAAATCCATCGTTTAGGTAGCTGTTTGTTGCATATTGATATTTTTTAGATGATGCCTCTTTCCCTTTAGATGAAGCGCATAAATACAAACCAAAAGAATTTGTATTTGGCAACCATTTCTTAGAAAGCAAATCTTCTTTATTATCAATGGACATACTGTCCAATATGTTGGTTATTGCCTGATTATTTGTAGAAGATCCTATAATCAAAGGGGCAACACCATTATTCAAAACCGCCTTAGTGACAAGGTTTGCTAATATGCTTTGTAGAATTGTAGTTTTTCCAGTGCCCGGTGGTCCATTAATGGCAAACGCTTTTTTATTTTTATCACTAAAGAACTGAGCAAAGGCAACTCTTTGAGATTTTGATAACGGAAACTTATTGCCCATTTGCCCATAATGCGCCTTATTTAAGTAAATTTCAACGTCAGTTAACTCATGATTTTCTTTCTCTATTTCTTCTTCTAAAATAGGGCTGAGCAATGTTTGTTCTATTTCCTCTTTCCTATTATCTAAAAGGCTGTTGTAAAGGTTTAAGATATTCCTTGTAGTATTGTTATCTTCTAATTTACAAAGAGAAAACTCAGACTCATTTCCTTTTTTGCTATCAGCGAATGTTTTATCTGTGACAGCATTAAAAAACTTTTCACAGTCCTTCCAATATTCTTCCCATGAGTCTGTATTAAACTTATGTTTGAGCAAGTTTTCATCTAGCCTTTTCATACTTGCAATTACAGGCAAGTCTTTGGGGTTAGGTTCTAAATAGTTTCTAACAAACATTGGTGTTTCATCTCCTTTTGGAGGAAATAAAACCCCATCTTCACTAAGGTAAAAGGGTATCCAAAACGGTAAATGTACTTCCGTACTTCCAAGGGCTGCTCCATGCTCAACTTCTATTGTAATTGAAACGGGAGCTACTTCTAGTTTATTGATTTTATAGTCTATTTCTTGAACACTGACTTCATTTTCAACGGATTTTACTTCATCAGCAAGTTGGGAGTTACTATTGTTTATTGGAATGTTGTGATCTTTTGTCAGGCTTTGGTTTATTTCTGGAAAACTTATAATTTCTACATTATCTGCATCCCAAATTTTTTGAAGTTCATTGGTATTTAACTGCCTTAAGATAGTAGTGTTACGTACTATTCTAATAGGTAAAACAATGTTTTTTTGTCCTCTATTTGAGTCAATAAGTGAAGCTCTGTAATATTTAAGCCATTTATGTATGCTACTCATGTATGTATTAAATTACTTTCAAATCCATAGAAATCTCAACCATAGCCAAAGTATCTAACTCCCCCCTGGTTATTTTTTTGGCGTATGTATTTGCCTTTGAACAATTTTGCATCGCGTATTCTGATAGAGAGGAAGTGAATTATGTCGGGAAATTTAACAATACAATTGTTTTCATTAAAAAATAGCTTTTTTAAATCAGATTTTTTAATTTTTTCATAATCAAATCCTTACATTTCATTGATAACAAAATTTGAGGGCTCTTTGTTGTATTCCTTTTTTGTTAGGATATCATAAACATCTAAAGCTAATCCGCACTATACAGTTCTACCAATTTCGGCATAACAAAACCATTGACCGATTTCTTATGGTCTATGTTCGGGAACCTGAATACTTTGTCTTTAAGTACTTTTAATGGATTACTTTCTTCCATTTTTAGGTTAACTTCAGATGCAAATTACACATTTTGTCCAGGGTCGATGGTCAAAAACCTTTGTTATTGTTGGACCTTAGTTTTTCTACTCCAAAACTTAAAACAAAATCGCGCCACGTTGCATTCAAGCCAATATTGATCTTAATTCGGGAGCAGTGCCAAACATCCATAGGTTCATCTGCCCATTGATAAATTGAATGATCTCTAGATTCTCCTAGACAATTTCTGAACATTGCCGAATATAATTTTGTACAAGACCACTTTATATATTCTTGGATTAAAAGGCCCATCCAACTGCAATTCCCCCAATCGGGCCAAAGCTTCCCTCGTAATTGGCATCGTAATAATATCCCAGTCCAATCCCCATGTCGTAGTTGAACCCAACTGGCAGTGTCCGTTGCATTCCATATACAACGCCGACATTTCCAAAAAAAACTTTGGGTCCACCAATATCCGCTCCTTCAATAAGTGGTGTGGCATAATATAAGGTATTGATTGCCCCAACATAATTGGCTGAGTTTCCCTCAATATATTTTTTCCTTAATATAAGCCTACGGTCAAAATTGGTATAGTAGCGAAATCCTGTTCTGACCGCTGGCACAAAGCCCCAATTTCTCAGATTTTGCCCGGGTCTGGCCGCAAACTGTATGCTCGCCCCTACGACGATGGTCGTGCTGGAACCCAATCCTTTTTCATATTCAAAGCCAGGACTGAAAAGCCGTGCCTTGAACTGGTTACGCTCCACGTTCCTGAACGTCTGGGCAAAGGATATAGTGGTGGTAAAAAGGATGGCCAAAAAAGAAATCCGTGTTTTCATGTGTCCTGTTCAATTATTGCACCAGTGCTCCCTTGCTAATATATGCCGGTTCGTGTCTTTTACCTTAAGACCTATTCCATTCAAGAAAATTGCCTTTGGCAAATCTTAATTTTTAACACGGTACCATGCTATAAAAAGTGTTGGAACAGGTTGAATCGGTGACGAAAAAGTGAACTGGTGGGACAACAGAAATGTACTTTTGGACTTTTCGCCAAAAACTACCTCTGGTTACTTCTGGGAAATGCAGCTTAAGTGGTGATGTCCTTTTCAATAAAAAGAGGCTGGATAGCTCTTAACAATTCTAAACAATACTTTTCTTTTTGGCCTTCATCGTAAATACGGCGTATTTGTTTCCTAGAGTACGTAAAATAATGATTTACAGAAAAACCAATTAGGGAATACCCATATACATAATTCTTATACCTCTAGATTAAATGTTGATCCATGAACATTCTTCGTGAACACTTTTTTATTAAATTTCACCTTAAGACCTATTTTTCCATATAGTTTGAAAATCTATGAACAAATGACATTGGATACTTGTCAAATAGAAGATTTATGCCTCAAAGGCTACAAGTAAACGTTTGGCCCCTTCCAACATCATTTAACCCCCCATTTCCAATGATATTGTCGTTCCAACGGTGGCTTTACTCTCCACATGGAATTTGGCGCCCGCTATCTTGGCACGTTCCAAAAGGGTCCGCATCCCAAGACCGGAACTGTCACGGAGTTTTTCCCGAACACTGAATCCCTTCCCATTGTCCCTGACCAGCATAGTAATCCCGTCGGCCTTTCTTTCGATGTCCACCGATACTGCCTTCGCGCCGGAATGCTTTACGATATTGTTCAACAGCTCCTGTACGATCCGGTACAGCTGAAGGGAACTTTCATCGCTCAGCAGGTCGTCCACGTCGTCGATATTGTGCGTGAAGAAGATGTCCGTGTTGGCATCCACTTCGTCGATTATCGCTCGGACTGCCCCGGAAAAGCCCAAC
The sequence above is a segment of the Muricauda sp. SCSIO 64092 genome. Coding sequences within it:
- a CDS encoding AAA domain-containing protein; amino-acid sequence: MSSIHKWLKYYRASLIDSNRGQKNIVLPIRIVRNTTILRQLNTNELQKIWDADNVEIISFPEINQSLTKDHNIPINNSNSQLADEVKSVENEVSVQEIDYKINKLEVAPVSITIEVEHGAALGSTEVHLPFWIPFYLSEDGVLFPPKGDETPMFVRNYLEPNPKDLPVIASMKRLDENLLKHKFNTDSWEEYWKDCEKFFNAVTDKTFADSKKGNESEFSLCKLEDNNTTRNILNLYNSLLDNRKEEIEQTLLSPILEEEIEKENHELTDVEIYLNKAHYGQMGNKFPLSKSQRVAFAQFFSDKNKKAFAINGPPGTGKTTILQSILANLVTKAVLNNGVAPLIIGSSTNNQAITNILDSMSIDNKEDLLSKKWLPNTNSFGLYLCASSKGKEASSKKYQYATNSYLNDGFLSEFENSVNIEVFYKSFRDNFQAYFSEKHDSELDGSDIQDTLRKEIQRLKKCIDLGNLVTKRYIEIVDILSKNGFKKYSDLKKEIERTIALINDNEHFQHSIKQIKSELGSKYKSFPFYIRFFPFEKFKKIRSNSFKIITESLSASLPSDLKYHRYHTLLSELDKLLLNTINKNKKLQGNLDKLESIKERIRSRRDKYKNYFQQWDLIYTKRWEKLLNTTGDEYLNLPEIENTAVKLDISYRHDLFWMCIHLREYQYIGELEQKEDHNAGERGEIPYENKLRRLAKITPLFIATFHSLPKFATFFRYNEGNLFYKQLFDLMIVDEAGQVSPEVSVPSLTLAKKIISVGDIYQIEPVWGVTKGVDFINANKYEVIKDENHFNKIENLGFTASSGSLMKMVRKCTPFTYTHQSKEKEKGAYLTEHRRCLNSIINYSNKFVYNNSLDLKVGNVYKENFFLPPLGYLAINGFSEKPKNGSRRNLKEAQTIVTWLFNNDKQLLSNYENKKAIDEIVAIITPFSAQKRYIKQLLYKAFGEEISKKIIVGTVHALQGAERPVILFSAVHDLSDNALFFDYANKHNMLNVALTRAKHSFLIFANMEIFDAAKSSPSGNLAKQLFSEINYKLDDKFIYESDSIYKNEKEYAVTRINTLKAHRATLRKCFKIVKNQLIIYSPFISINAINNDNITELVKQAITRGIKVIILTDKYLDLSEGKLKGVSKKGRDALVAAGAELEIISGVHNKTICVDDRILIEGSFNWLSATRDITSNFFREETSLIIQGGKVKEEISQIVNSIKKIIR